A genomic region of Lachnoclostridium edouardi contains the following coding sequences:
- the thiD gene encoding bifunctional hydroxymethylpyrimidine kinase/phosphomethylpyrimidine kinase — MKTVLTIAGSDCSGGAGIQADLKTITSLGLYGMSVITALTAQNTTGVYGIQNSSPEFVAKQLDCVFQDIFPDAVKIGMVSEKEIIKVIAEKLKEYGAKNITLDPVMVATSGSRLLAEDAADTLAKELLPLAAVMTPNIPEAEILGGMKITSPKQMEEAAEKISCKYHGAVLVKGGHAVNDANDVLYNHGELTWFNGKRIENPNTHGTGCTLSSAIACGLAEGYSMEESVRRAKEYLSGALSTDLNLGKGSGPLNHCWRIEK; from the coding sequence ATGAAAACAGTACTGACAATTGCCGGCTCTGACTGCAGCGGCGGCGCAGGGATTCAGGCAGATTTAAAAACAATAACATCTTTAGGACTTTACGGGATGAGCGTAATTACAGCTTTAACTGCTCAAAATACAACTGGAGTTTACGGAATTCAGAACAGCTCCCCGGAATTTGTGGCAAAGCAGCTGGACTGTGTATTCCAGGACATTTTTCCGGATGCAGTAAAAATCGGTATGGTTTCAGAAAAAGAGATCATAAAGGTAATTGCAGAAAAGCTGAAAGAATATGGGGCAAAAAATATTACTTTAGATCCTGTAATGGTAGCCACCAGCGGAAGTCGTCTTCTGGCAGAGGACGCAGCTGACACTTTGGCAAAGGAGCTTCTGCCGTTAGCCGCAGTTATGACGCCTAATATTCCGGAAGCGGAAATTCTTGGAGGCATGAAAATCACTTCCCCGAAACAGATGGAGGAAGCTGCAGAAAAGATTTCCTGCAAATATCATGGGGCGGTGTTAGTAAAGGGCGGACATGCAGTAAATGACGCCAATGACGTGCTGTACAATCACGGGGAGCTGACCTGGTTTAATGGAAAAAGAATTGAAAATCCTAATACCCATGGCACAGGCTGCACCTTATCATCAGCCATTGCATGTGGTCTGGCAGAAGGGTATTCTATGGAGGAAAGTGTGAGAAGAGCGAAAGAATATTTGTCGGGGGCTCTCAGCACAGATTTGAATTTAGGAAAGGGAAGCGGTCCTTTGAATCACTGCTGGAGGATTGAAAAATGA
- the thiE gene encoding thiamine phosphate synthase has protein sequence MKLDREQLLLYAVTDRMWEGKQTLEQQTEEALKAGVTFLQLREKDLDTEKFLEKAKVMKEIAGRYHVPFVINDNVEVALLCGADGVHVGQSDMEAGDVRELIGPDKILGVTAKTVEQAKLAEKRGADYLGVGTVFPTATKPNAIAITMDTVKEICQAVSIPVVVIGGINKNNVSMFEGTGAAGLALVSAIFGQENITEAVKDMMERAKKVAGTDK, from the coding sequence TTGAAATTAGATAGAGAACAGCTGCTGCTTTACGCAGTGACAGACAGAATGTGGGAAGGAAAACAGACTTTGGAGCAGCAGACGGAGGAAGCTTTAAAGGCCGGAGTTACTTTTCTGCAGTTAAGAGAAAAGGATTTAGACACAGAAAAGTTTCTGGAAAAAGCAAAGGTGATGAAAGAAATTGCAGGCAGGTATCACGTGCCTTTTGTAATTAACGATAATGTGGAGGTTGCTCTTTTGTGCGGGGCAGACGGAGTTCACGTTGGACAAAGTGATATGGAAGCAGGGGACGTGCGTGAGTTGATCGGTCCTGACAAAATCCTGGGGGTTACAGCGAAAACTGTGGAGCAGGCAAAGCTGGCGGAGAAAAGAGGGGCGGATTATTTAGGAGTGGGAACTGTATTTCCTACTGCCACAAAGCCAAATGCCATTGCAATTACTATGGATACAGTAAAGGAGATCTGCCAGGCAGTTTCTATTCCGGTGGTAGTAATCGGCGGGATTAATAAAAATAACGTTTCTATGTTTGAGGGCACCGGAGCGGCAGGACTGGCTTTAGTGTCCGCTATTTTTGGACAGGAAAATATTACTGAGGCAGTGAAGGATATGATGGAAAGGGCAAAAAAGGTTGCCGGAACGGACAAATGA
- the thiM gene encoding hydroxyethylthiazole kinase, with amino-acid sequence MKYSIVEKVRKEKPLIHCITNYVTAGSVANMILAAGASPVMADGIFEVREVALASQALVLNMGTLKESTVSSMITAGKTANAQKKPVIFDPVGAASSSYRAYACRKVLEHVKCALIRGNASEIKALIEGNKGGLGVDVSHKDLVREENLEAGIRLCLEAAKAFHTAVLMTGNIDISVNNDKVILVRNGHSMMKRITGAGCMLDGLAAAFLAVSDPEDYGNAAALAAAAEGLCGEIAFKRTEKDGGGTGSYTGYLIDAVSLLTGDQLRRGGKIEIR; translated from the coding sequence ATGAAATACAGTATTGTGGAAAAGGTGAGAAAAGAAAAACCCTTAATCCATTGCATTACCAATTACGTCACTGCCGGTAGCGTGGCTAATATGATTTTAGCTGCCGGCGCTTCTCCAGTTATGGCGGATGGAATTTTTGAGGTCAGGGAGGTTGCTTTGGCAAGTCAGGCATTGGTGCTTAATATGGGCACATTAAAGGAAAGCACAGTGTCCTCTATGATTACAGCGGGAAAAACGGCCAATGCCCAGAAAAAACCGGTGATCTTCGACCCGGTAGGCGCCGCGTCCTCCTCCTACAGAGCTTATGCCTGCAGAAAAGTTCTGGAGCACGTAAAATGTGCTCTTATAAGGGGAAACGCATCTGAGATTAAAGCATTAATAGAGGGAAATAAGGGAGGACTGGGAGTGGATGTCAGTCACAAGGACCTGGTAAGGGAGGAAAATCTGGAAGCTGGCATCAGGCTTTGCCTGGAAGCTGCAAAAGCCTTTCACACTGCTGTTCTTATGACGGGAAACATTGACATATCTGTAAATAATGATAAAGTAATACTTGTGAGAAACGGTCACTCTATGATGAAAAGGATTACAGGGGCCGGCTGTATGCTGGACGGTTTGGCGGCTGCATTTTTAGCAGTGTCAGATCCGGAGGACTACGGAAATGCCGCCGCCTTAGCGGCAGCTGCAGAAGGGCTGTGCGGTGAAATTGCATTTAAAAGAACAGAAAAAGACGGCGGCGGAACAGGAAGCTACACAGGATATTTAATTGACGCAGTCAGCCTGCTGACAGGCGATCAGTTAAGGAGAGGTGGAAAAATTGAAATTAGATAG
- the thiW gene encoding energy coupling factor transporter S component ThiW, which translates to MKTNIRKVAVAGMMTAIAVALSGFSIPIGASHCFPIQHMMNVLAAVFLGPGSSVGMAFATSLIRNLTGTGSFLAFPGSMAGALLCGLIYKKTGKLFLTYGGEMIGTGIIGGILCYPVVAFLMGKQVAVLFYVAPFLISTVCGTAMAAVLVGCLISTGAFSYLNRLLAEGE; encoded by the coding sequence ATGAAAACCAATATAAGAAAGGTAGCTGTGGCGGGGATGATGACCGCTATAGCAGTAGCTTTATCAGGATTCTCCATACCAATAGGCGCCTCCCACTGCTTTCCCATCCAGCATATGATGAATGTGCTGGCGGCAGTATTTTTAGGGCCTGGAAGCAGCGTAGGCATGGCTTTTGCCACCTCTTTAATCAGAAATCTGACAGGCACAGGCAGTTTTCTGGCCTTTCCCGGAAGTATGGCCGGGGCTTTGCTTTGCGGCCTGATATACAAAAAAACAGGAAAGCTTTTTCTGACTTATGGAGGAGAAATGATAGGTACAGGAATCATAGGAGGTATTTTGTGCTATCCGGTGGTTGCTTTTCTTATGGGAAAACAGGTGGCAGTACTGTTTTATGTAGCTCCGTTTCTCATCAGTACTGTGTGCGGCACAGCCATGGCCGCTGTATTAGTTGGCTGCCTGATTTCCACAGGCGCTTTTTCTTATTTAAACAGGCTGCTGGCAGAGGGAGAGTGA
- the thiC gene encoding phosphomethylpyrimidine synthase ThiC, translating into MKYTTQMDAARKGILTKEMEVVAKKEQFDPQELMQLVAEGKIAIPANKVHKCIEPNGIGSMLKTKINVNLGTSRDCKDLDMELQKVNDAVAMGAESIMDLSSFGDTQKFRRKLTAECPAIIGTVPIYDAVVYYHKPLKEITSEEWIKIVEMHAEDGVDFMTIHVGINKNTAARFKAAKRLTNIVSRGGSIIFAWMEMTGEENPFYQHYDRILEICQQYDVTLSLGDACRPGCLEDATDISQIEELITLGELTRRAWEKNVQVMIEGPGHMPLDQIAANMKIQQTICKGAPFYVLGPLVTDIAPGYDHITAAIGGAIAAASGASFLCYVTPAEHLKLPDVNDVKEGIIASKIAAHAADIAKGIKGAKEWDKKMSQARKKLDWEEMFNLSIDPEKARRYRAMAKPEKEDTCSMCGNFCAVKNMNRILDGEIVNIYDE; encoded by the coding sequence ATGAAGTATACGACACAAATGGATGCTGCCAGAAAAGGTATTCTGACAAAAGAAATGGAAGTAGTAGCAAAGAAGGAGCAATTTGATCCCCAGGAGCTTATGCAGCTGGTGGCGGAAGGGAAAATTGCCATTCCGGCCAACAAGGTACATAAATGTATAGAGCCAAACGGAATCGGTTCTATGCTGAAAACCAAGATTAATGTAAATCTGGGAACCTCTAGGGACTGCAAGGATCTGGATATGGAGCTTCAGAAGGTGAACGACGCAGTGGCCATGGGAGCAGAATCTATTATGGATTTAAGCTCTTTTGGAGATACTCAGAAGTTTAGAAGAAAGCTGACGGCAGAGTGTCCTGCTATTATTGGAACTGTGCCTATTTATGACGCAGTAGTATATTACCACAAGCCATTAAAGGAGATTACATCTGAGGAATGGATTAAAATTGTGGAGATGCACGCTGAGGACGGAGTGGATTTTATGACAATCCACGTGGGAATCAACAAAAATACAGCAGCCCGCTTTAAAGCAGCTAAGAGATTAACTAATATTGTGTCCAGAGGCGGATCTATTATATTTGCATGGATGGAAATGACAGGGGAGGAAAACCCGTTTTACCAGCACTATGACAGAATTCTGGAAATCTGCCAGCAGTATGACGTTACATTAAGCCTGGGAGACGCCTGTCGTCCAGGATGCTTAGAGGACGCAACAGATATATCCCAGATTGAGGAGCTGATTACCTTAGGTGAGCTGACAAGAAGAGCATGGGAGAAAAATGTGCAGGTAATGATTGAGGGACCTGGCCATATGCCTTTAGATCAGATTGCAGCTAACATGAAAATTCAGCAGACCATATGCAAGGGCGCGCCTTTCTATGTGTTAGGGCCTTTAGTAACAGATATAGCCCCAGGATATGACCATATTACAGCTGCTATAGGAGGAGCCATTGCAGCTGCATCAGGAGCTTCATTTTTGTGCTATGTAACACCGGCCGAGCATTTAAAGCTGCCGGATGTAAACGACGTAAAAGAGGGCATTATTGCTTCTAAAATTGCAGCCCACGCAGCTGACATTGCCAAGGGAATTAAAGGGGCTAAAGAGTGGGACAAGAAAATGAGCCAGGCCAGAAAGAAATTAGACTGGGAAGAAATGTTCAACTTGTCAATTGACCCGGAAAAAGCCAGAAGGTACAGAGCTATGGCAAAGCCGGAGAAAGAGGATACATGTTCTATGTGCGGCAATTTCTGCGCAGTAAAGAATATGAACCGTATTTTGGACGGAGAAATTGTAAACATTTACGATGAATAA
- a CDS encoding DHHW family protein codes for MPDKIFSDSENRYLEQQPEFTVKALVSGQYGKDYEAYLGDQFPGRNGFIGIKVETERLLGKKDVNGVYFGKDGYLLEKFDAEDLEGDILETNIARLQEFIQAAGNKLGRDKVKVMMIPSASQIITDQLPFMAAPFNQKKISDQIKQAVGEDLTVDVEEEMREAAKAERGRNLYYRTDHHWTTLGAWYGYQSWAIAAGLKPWGLDKFNRITVTEDFLGTLYSKVNVKCRPDAIEVFLPKQDQSYTVYYDLNKEGRPGLYTEKALEGKDKYSYFLDGNHGLVEIQNSTAPLEQKEKKLLIVRDSFAHSIAPFVANHFGTTYLVDLRYFNMRLNDFIEKENITDLLVMYQIPGFCSQLLRF; via the coding sequence ATGCCAGATAAAATATTTTCAGATTCTGAAAACAGGTATTTAGAGCAGCAGCCTGAGTTTACTGTAAAAGCATTAGTTTCAGGTCAGTACGGAAAAGATTATGAGGCCTATTTGGGAGATCAGTTTCCCGGGCGAAACGGATTTATAGGCATAAAGGTGGAGACGGAACGGCTTTTGGGAAAAAAGGACGTAAACGGAGTATATTTTGGGAAGGACGGATATCTTTTAGAAAAGTTTGATGCAGAGGACCTGGAAGGAGATATTCTGGAAACGAATATTGCAAGGCTTCAGGAGTTTATTCAGGCAGCCGGCAACAAATTGGGAAGGGACAAAGTTAAGGTTATGATGATACCGTCCGCCTCCCAGATTATAACGGATCAGCTTCCTTTTATGGCAGCTCCCTTTAATCAGAAAAAAATTTCAGATCAAATAAAACAGGCTGTGGGAGAGGATTTAACAGTAGATGTGGAGGAGGAGATGAGGGAGGCTGCAAAAGCAGAAAGGGGCCGGAATTTATATTACCGCACAGACCACCACTGGACTACCCTGGGAGCTTGGTACGGATATCAGTCATGGGCGATAGCTGCAGGCCTGAAGCCCTGGGGGCTGGATAAATTTAACAGAATAACAGTGACAGAAGATTTTTTAGGTACTTTGTATTCTAAAGTAAATGTAAAATGCAGGCCGGACGCCATAGAAGTATTTCTGCCTAAACAAGACCAGAGCTACACCGTGTATTATGATCTGAATAAAGAAGGGAGGCCTGGCTTGTATACAGAAAAGGCCCTGGAGGGAAAAGATAAATATTCCTATTTTCTGGACGGAAATCACGGGCTGGTAGAAATTCAAAATTCCACTGCTCCCTTAGAGCAGAAGGAAAAAAAGCTTTTAATAGTAAGGGATTCCTTCGCCCACTCTATAGCTCCTTTTGTAGCAAATCATTTCGGAACTACCTACCTGGTGGATTTAAGATATTTTAATATGAGGCTAAATGATTTTATAGAAAAGGAAAATATTACAGACCTGCTGGTCATGTATCAGATCCCAGGCTTTTGCAGTCAGCTTCTCAGGTTTTGA
- a CDS encoding MBOAT family O-acyltransferase: MVFSSLLFLFRFLPIMLLCYFAVPRAGKNGVLFAGSLIFYGWGEPLYISLLLFSTLVDFFHGKAIAAFQEKGNNKAAKGLVVSSACINLSLLAFFKYSGLTALPVGISFYTFQTMSYTIDVYRKKAAVQKDIIAFGAYVSMFPQLIAGPIVRYSTIAHELNERKESWPLFAAGVRIFILGLGKKVLIANNIGSLWDEIQTVPEAEKTVLMMWLGILAFGFQIYYDFSGYSDMAKGLGYMFGFHFPDNFQYPYTAKSITDFWRKWHITLGTWFKEYVYIPLGGNRKGKKRQIFNIMTVWVLTGIWHGAGWNFLLWGVYFGLFLLAEKFLLSRYLEKLPGLFQVVYAMGIVFLGWVLFACEDLSAAITYYSHMWGLSGTPFLNDRTLYMAVVNLPLMAAAAVGATPFVKNLVKKRPETVVVSLVEIISLSTLMMVITAYLVDAGYNPFLYFRF; this comes from the coding sequence ATGGTATTCAGTAGTCTGTTATTTTTATTTCGGTTTCTGCCCATTATGCTGCTGTGCTATTTTGCGGTGCCTAGGGCGGGGAAAAACGGAGTTTTATTTGCCGGCAGCCTGATTTTTTACGGCTGGGGAGAACCTTTATATATTTCCCTTTTGCTGTTTTCTACCCTTGTAGACTTTTTTCACGGAAAGGCCATTGCAGCTTTTCAGGAAAAGGGGAATAATAAGGCCGCCAAAGGTCTGGTGGTCTCCTCAGCCTGTATCAATCTGAGTCTGCTGGCATTTTTTAAATATTCAGGATTAACGGCCCTGCCTGTTGGAATATCCTTCTACACCTTTCAGACCATGTCCTATACGATTGATGTATACAGGAAAAAGGCTGCTGTGCAGAAGGATATAATTGCCTTTGGAGCATATGTTTCCATGTTTCCCCAGCTGATTGCAGGCCCTATTGTGCGCTACAGTACGATTGCCCATGAACTAAATGAGAGAAAGGAAAGCTGGCCGCTGTTTGCGGCAGGGGTCCGCATATTTATTTTAGGATTGGGAAAAAAGGTGCTGATTGCAAATAATATTGGCAGTTTGTGGGATGAAATTCAGACAGTGCCTGAGGCAGAAAAAACAGTATTAATGATGTGGCTTGGAATTTTGGCCTTTGGATTTCAGATTTATTATGACTTCTCCGGCTATTCAGACATGGCAAAAGGCTTAGGGTATATGTTTGGTTTCCATTTTCCGGATAATTTTCAGTATCCTTACACAGCTAAAAGTATTACGGATTTTTGGCGGAAATGGCATATTACTTTAGGCACCTGGTTTAAAGAATATGTATATATCCCTTTGGGAGGCAACAGAAAGGGAAAAAAACGCCAGATTTTCAATATAATGACAGTGTGGGTTCTCACTGGAATATGGCATGGAGCCGGGTGGAACTTTCTGTTGTGGGGCGTCTATTTCGGCTTGTTTTTGTTGGCGGAAAAGTTTTTGTTAAGCAGGTATCTGGAAAAACTGCCGGGGCTTTTTCAGGTAGTATACGCTATGGGCATTGTATTTTTAGGATGGGTGCTGTTTGCCTGCGAAGATCTGTCTGCAGCTATTACTTATTACTCCCATATGTGGGGGCTTTCCGGCACACCGTTTTTAAATGACCGCACCTTGTATATGGCTGTTGTAAACTTACCTTTAATGGCAGCCGCAGCTGTGGGAGCTACTCCTTTTGTAAAAAATCTGGTGAAAAAACGGCCGGAGACAGTAGTGGTTTCCTTAGTGGAAATAATATCCCTGTCTACTTTAATGATGGTGATTACAGCCTATTTAGTGGATGCCGGTTATAACCCATTTTTATATTTTAGGTTTTAG
- a CDS encoding DUF4358 domain-containing protein, with protein sequence MKKLMYGICIAAAVMSLSACKGKTEGPAAESTAESAESSVSEESSQEDKETEEESNAAESLQAVYEAVKKAYGEAYLPSMEIDEQTLKELYGIPVDLYEEAIAEGPMISAHIDTFIAVKAKEGKGEEVEKLLNHYRDNLLENGVMYPQNMPIAQASQVLRFEDDVYFVMLGMSDELGQAETEEEMLAAAKNQTQIGVDAINQCYGIQ encoded by the coding sequence ATGAAAAAATTAATGTATGGGATTTGTATAGCTGCTGCAGTAATGAGCTTATCTGCCTGCAAAGGCAAGACAGAGGGACCTGCTGCAGAATCTACGGCAGAGTCGGCAGAAAGCTCTGTTTCAGAGGAAAGCTCACAGGAAGATAAAGAAACTGAAGAGGAAAGTAATGCGGCAGAAAGCCTGCAGGCAGTTTATGAGGCTGTGAAAAAGGCATATGGGGAGGCTTATTTGCCCAGCATGGAAATAGACGAGCAGACGTTAAAGGAATTGTACGGCATACCGGTGGACTTATATGAGGAGGCCATTGCAGAAGGCCCTATGATCAGTGCCCATATAGATACATTTATTGCAGTGAAGGCAAAAGAAGGCAAGGGGGAGGAAGTGGAGAAGCTGTTAAACCACTATCGTGATAATCTGCTGGAGAACGGAGTGATGTATCCTCAGAATATGCCTATTGCTCAGGCCTCCCAGGTACTTAGATTTGAAGATGATGTGTATTTTGTAATGCTGGGCATGAGTGATGAGCTGGGCCAGGCGGAAACAGAAGAAGAGATGCTGGCGGCAGCTAAAAATCAGACTCAAATCGGCGTAGACGCTATTAATCAGTGTTATGGTATTCAGTAG
- a CDS encoding 3-deoxy-7-phosphoheptulonate synthase has translation MGFQFIQKLPTPAEIKEQFPLPASYAAAKAKKDEEIRKIITGESDKFLVIIGPCSADHEDAVLDYTTRLAKVQEQVADKLVLVPRVYTNKPRTTGLGYKGMLHQPDPDKKPSVAEGLHAIRHLHMRVLGETGFSTADEMLYPENVSYLNDIMSYIAVGARSVENQQHRLVCSGCDVPVGMKNPTSGDLTVMLNSVVASQTGHEFIMREWEVKTQGNPLTHTILRGAVNKHGQCIPNYHFEDLILLHNLYEERNLLNPACIVDANHSNSNKQYMEQIRIVKEVLHSRRHSSEIKSLVKGVMIESYLEPGAQKVEEHCYGKSITDPCLGWDASQQLLYDIAEGLE, from the coding sequence ATGGGATTCCAGTTTATTCAGAAACTGCCTACTCCGGCAGAGATTAAGGAACAATTTCCTCTTCCTGCTTCATACGCAGCTGCCAAGGCAAAAAAAGATGAAGAAATCCGTAAGATTATTACAGGAGAAAGTGATAAATTTCTTGTAATTATCGGCCCCTGTTCTGCAGACCATGAGGATGCAGTGCTGGATTACACAACGCGCCTGGCAAAGGTTCAGGAACAGGTGGCGGACAAATTAGTTTTAGTCCCCAGAGTTTATACAAATAAGCCCAGAACTACAGGCTTAGGATATAAGGGAATGCTTCACCAGCCGGATCCTGACAAAAAACCTAGTGTGGCAGAGGGACTTCACGCTATCCGCCATCTTCATATGCGGGTTTTAGGAGAAACCGGTTTCAGCACAGCCGACGAAATGTTGTACCCTGAAAATGTCAGCTATTTAAACGACATTATGTCCTATATTGCCGTTGGCGCCCGTTCTGTAGAAAATCAGCAGCATCGTCTGGTGTGCAGCGGCTGCGACGTACCTGTAGGTATGAAAAATCCTACCAGCGGCGATTTAACTGTTATGCTGAATTCTGTAGTGGCCTCCCAAACAGGACATGAATTTATTATGAGGGAATGGGAAGTAAAAACTCAGGGAAACCCGTTAACCCATACGATTTTAAGAGGCGCTGTAAATAAACATGGGCAGTGTATTCCAAACTACCACTTTGAAGATTTAATCCTTCTTCACAATCTGTATGAGGAAAGAAATCTGTTAAACCCGGCTTGTATTGTAGACGCCAACCACTCTAATTCTAACAAACAGTACATGGAGCAGATCCGTATTGTAAAAGAGGTTCTTCACAGCCGCCGCCACTCTTCTGAAATTAAAAGTCTGGTGAAGGGCGTTATGATTGAAAGCTATCTGGAACCAGGAGCTCAGAAAGTAGAGGAGCACTGCTATGGCAAGTCTATTACAGACCCATGCTTAGGCTGGGACGCTTCCCAGCAGCTGCTTTATGATATTGCCGAAGGGCTGGAATAA